A stretch of Corallococcus macrosporus DNA encodes these proteins:
- a CDS encoding efflux RND transporter permease subunit: protein MSETRWSGRFEAAMGSLAARSHQRPWVALFVTLVLTGMGTFFARDLRLNADLANLLPKTFQSVKDLDKLRTRFGGQGNVVVAGIGAEPEQLKQFVDDMAPKLATLSEIRFVNAQRPSQFFDEHGLYYVDLPDLKTIEERIDARFAWEKEQANPLFVRLEEEPPPSLDFSDIQKKYTGGANMRLAGQGGLYYLDPQERMVVMLLKAKGSSADLGYSKTVITQVEDYLAKQDLSKYGPGFHTEITGTFKKKIDQQAVITGDLARASTLALVLLLAYLVFHFRSALSVGLTMVPVVAGLAWTYGFVGVAYGQVNLLTAFLGAVLGGLGVEHGIHLLGRWGTLRSEGMTSEEAVRETFRHTGFSALISALVAALTFLSLSLSEFRAFHEFGVIAAVGMLVSVASYLLILPALLGLVSRWGWVPREHQSQSGPMALLARFLPRRYRAVVVVIGVALVGLISQAYRVSFNYDSTKLDDVTLPSVRLDRRIDHILGYSATPVVVLTDSEAMEREVVNQLQARKAKFGKDSTIDFVGALEDLVPQQQEEKHALLQSIHKKLQRIDPERVDKAQRDDLLRAVKMTAAQPFTREDLPVSLRRQFEPAAGQKGGVVLVYANVSLSDGVGTRRFTKEVRNLQMPDGSQVSAAGEALILADILDMVASEGPRILVAAVVSVFVAMWLTLGSLRNAVICMLPTLLSIAALVGLMALMGLQFNYLNIVVIPVLIGTTVDAGVHLIERLGEPGADFTTVYAETGRAITGGLLTSAIGFLALVFAKHPGLNSIGDLANLGFAVNMVIVLVGFPALLLLVDRWRNKHSAASTPASGDGTERPAES from the coding sequence ATGAGTGAGACGCGGTGGTCCGGACGGTTCGAGGCGGCGATGGGCTCCCTGGCGGCCCGCAGCCACCAGCGTCCCTGGGTGGCGCTGTTCGTGACGCTGGTGCTGACGGGCATGGGCACCTTCTTCGCGCGAGACCTGCGCCTCAACGCGGACCTGGCCAACCTGCTGCCCAAGACTTTCCAGTCCGTGAAGGACCTGGACAAGCTGCGCACGCGCTTCGGCGGCCAGGGCAACGTGGTGGTGGCCGGCATCGGCGCGGAGCCGGAGCAGCTCAAGCAGTTCGTGGATGACATGGCGCCGAAGCTGGCGACGCTGTCGGAGATCCGCTTCGTCAACGCGCAGCGGCCCAGCCAGTTCTTCGACGAGCACGGCCTCTACTACGTGGACCTGCCGGACCTGAAGACCATCGAGGAGCGCATCGACGCGCGCTTCGCGTGGGAGAAGGAGCAGGCCAACCCGCTCTTCGTGCGGCTGGAGGAGGAGCCCCCGCCGTCGCTGGACTTCAGCGACATCCAGAAGAAGTACACCGGCGGCGCGAACATGCGGCTCGCGGGGCAGGGCGGCCTGTACTACCTGGATCCGCAGGAGCGCATGGTGGTGATGCTGCTCAAGGCCAAGGGCTCGTCCGCGGACCTGGGCTACTCCAAGACGGTCATCACCCAGGTGGAGGACTACCTGGCGAAGCAGGACCTGTCGAAGTACGGCCCCGGCTTCCACACGGAGATCACCGGCACGTTCAAGAAGAAGATCGACCAGCAGGCGGTCATCACCGGCGACCTGGCGCGCGCGTCCACGCTGGCCCTGGTGCTGCTCCTGGCCTACCTCGTCTTCCACTTCCGCAGCGCGCTGTCCGTGGGCCTCACCATGGTGCCGGTGGTCGCGGGCCTCGCGTGGACCTACGGCTTCGTGGGCGTGGCGTACGGGCAGGTAAATCTCCTGACCGCCTTCCTGGGCGCGGTGCTGGGCGGCCTGGGCGTGGAGCACGGCATCCACCTGCTGGGCCGGTGGGGCACGCTGCGCTCGGAGGGCATGACGTCGGAGGAGGCGGTGCGTGAGACGTTCCGGCACACGGGCTTCTCCGCGCTCATCTCCGCGCTGGTGGCGGCGCTCACGTTCCTGAGCCTGTCGCTGTCGGAGTTCAGGGCGTTCCACGAGTTCGGCGTCATCGCGGCGGTGGGCATGCTGGTGAGCGTGGCGTCCTACCTGCTCATCCTCCCGGCGCTCCTGGGGCTGGTGTCGCGCTGGGGCTGGGTGCCGCGCGAGCACCAGTCGCAGTCCGGGCCCATGGCGCTGCTGGCGCGCTTCCTGCCGCGCCGCTACCGCGCGGTGGTGGTCGTCATCGGCGTGGCGCTGGTGGGGCTCATCAGCCAGGCGTACCGGGTGAGCTTCAACTACGACTCCACGAAGCTGGATGACGTGACGCTGCCGAGCGTGCGGCTGGACCGGCGCATCGACCACATCCTGGGCTACTCGGCGACGCCGGTGGTGGTGCTGACGGACTCGGAGGCCATGGAGCGCGAGGTGGTGAACCAGCTCCAGGCGCGCAAGGCGAAGTTCGGCAAGGACTCCACCATCGACTTCGTGGGCGCGCTGGAGGACCTGGTGCCCCAGCAGCAGGAGGAGAAGCACGCGCTGCTCCAGTCCATCCACAAGAAGCTCCAGCGCATCGACCCGGAGCGCGTGGACAAGGCCCAGCGTGACGACCTGCTGCGCGCGGTGAAGATGACGGCCGCGCAGCCCTTCACGCGGGAAGACCTGCCGGTGAGCCTGCGCCGCCAGTTCGAGCCGGCGGCCGGCCAGAAGGGCGGCGTGGTGCTGGTCTACGCGAACGTGAGCCTGTCGGACGGCGTGGGCACGCGGCGCTTCACCAAGGAGGTGCGCAACCTCCAGATGCCGGACGGCAGCCAGGTGTCCGCGGCGGGCGAGGCGCTCATCCTGGCGGACATCCTGGACATGGTGGCCTCCGAGGGGCCGCGCATCCTGGTGGCCGCGGTGGTCAGCGTCTTCGTGGCCATGTGGCTGACGCTGGGCTCCCTGCGCAACGCGGTCATCTGCATGCTGCCCACGCTGCTCTCCATCGCGGCGCTGGTGGGCCTGATGGCGCTCATGGGCCTGCAGTTCAACTACCTCAACATCGTGGTCATCCCGGTGCTCATCGGCACGACCGTGGACGCGGGCGTGCACCTCATCGAGCGCCTGGGTGAACCGGGCGCGGACTTCACCACCGTGTACGCGGAGACAGGCCGAGCCATCACGGGCGGCCTGCTGACCAGCGCCATCGGCTTCCTGGCGCTGGTGTTCGCCAAGCACCCGGGCCTCAACTCCATTGGCGACCTGGCCAACCTGGGCTTCGCGGTGAACATGGTCATCGTGCTGGTGGGCTTCCCGGCGCTGCTGCTGCTGGTGGACCGCTGGCGCAACAAGCACAGCGCCGCCTCCACCCCCGCCAGCGGCGACGGCACCGAGCGCCCCGCGGAGAGCTGA
- a CDS encoding efflux RND transporter permease subunit, whose translation MATPPSSPSERTWMHRVERTMGALAAHNHRRPVTALVCALLLSVVGLLSARHLSLNANLVGLLPDSFESVQAIHTLEERFGAQGWVVVVGEDADPAQLKRFADDLAPKLEALPGIRYVEITRPSSFFRGHALYFLSPEDLKEVERRIDARLTWERQHANPLFVSLDDAPAPSLDFSDLEKKYAGGAVTRLSSHPSDYYLDASARRVVVLAKPETSSADLAFSTKIVEEVRGVLKQQDLSKYGPGFHTEITGSFQKKMDQQAQITRDVAVSSTVATVLVLLYLFLHFRSALSVGLVLAPVGAGLAWTYGLVAMAYGQVNLLTAFLGAILGGLGVEHGIHLLGRYLALRGEGRSSEDATREAFTHTGGAALVSALVAALTFFVLGTSQLRAFREFGVIAGVGMLVLVLAYVVVLPAVLGLVARWGWTPRASSTETTEAPLGRVIIHRRGLLTAVSVLVVAGLLTQLPRLRFDYDISSLQDQRLDSFVLDRAVNQLIGYSQVPLVVLTNSRGEEAAVVQQLQARKQQRGADSTVDFVAALASLVPDRQQEKQAILEDIGELLKRVPEGQLTPQQREQLEELRVQVRAKPFTEADLPRSVRQQFEGRGGPGTGFVLVYPSADQSNGQAMRQLAKEVRGVKLPDGRAAVVAGEAMVQADIFDTVAHEAPYILLGSTLTVLLAMWITLGGLRTALLCLMPTVVSLFAVLGLMPLLHMEFNYLNILVIPVLIGTTVDAGVHLITRLASQSSDFVRVYSETGKAICGGLLTSAVGFGALLLADHPGLNSIGALANVGFGMNLLIMLVTFPALLLVLSERKRRHRAVSPRPRDAHLLEEGRGPHRPTPSH comes from the coding sequence ATGGCCACACCCCCGTCTTCACCATCGGAGCGCACGTGGATGCACCGGGTGGAGCGCACGATGGGTGCGCTGGCCGCGCACAACCATCGCCGCCCCGTCACCGCGCTCGTCTGCGCGCTCCTGCTGTCCGTCGTGGGCCTGCTGTCCGCCCGCCACCTGTCCCTCAACGCGAACCTCGTGGGCCTGCTGCCGGATTCGTTCGAAAGCGTGCAGGCCATCCACACGCTGGAGGAGCGCTTCGGCGCCCAGGGGTGGGTGGTGGTGGTGGGCGAGGACGCGGACCCCGCGCAGCTCAAGCGGTTCGCGGACGACCTGGCGCCGAAGCTGGAGGCGCTGCCGGGCATCCGCTACGTGGAGATCACCCGCCCCAGCAGCTTCTTCCGCGGCCATGCGCTCTACTTCCTGTCGCCAGAAGATTTGAAGGAGGTGGAGCGCCGCATCGACGCACGCCTCACGTGGGAGCGGCAGCATGCCAACCCGCTCTTCGTCTCGCTGGATGACGCGCCGGCCCCGTCGCTGGACTTCAGCGACCTGGAGAAGAAGTACGCCGGCGGCGCGGTGACGCGCCTGTCCAGCCATCCCAGCGACTACTACCTGGATGCCTCCGCGCGCCGCGTGGTGGTGCTGGCCAAGCCCGAGACGTCGTCCGCGGACCTCGCCTTCTCCACGAAGATCGTCGAGGAGGTGCGGGGCGTGCTCAAGCAACAGGACCTGTCGAAGTACGGCCCCGGCTTCCACACGGAGATCACCGGCTCCTTCCAGAAGAAGATGGATCAGCAGGCGCAGATCACCCGCGACGTGGCGGTGTCCTCGACGGTGGCCACGGTGCTGGTGCTGCTCTACCTGTTCCTGCACTTCCGCAGCGCGCTGTCGGTGGGGCTGGTGCTGGCGCCGGTGGGCGCGGGGCTCGCGTGGACCTACGGCCTGGTGGCCATGGCGTACGGGCAGGTAAATCTCCTGACCGCCTTCCTGGGCGCCATCCTGGGCGGCCTGGGCGTGGAGCACGGCATCCACCTGCTGGGCCGCTACCTCGCGCTGCGCGGAGAGGGCAGGTCCTCCGAGGACGCCACGCGCGAGGCGTTCACGCACACGGGAGGCGCGGCGCTGGTGTCCGCGCTGGTGGCGGCGCTCACCTTCTTCGTGCTGGGCACCTCCCAGCTCCGGGCGTTCCGCGAGTTCGGCGTCATCGCGGGCGTGGGCATGCTGGTGCTCGTGCTCGCGTACGTGGTGGTGCTGCCGGCGGTGCTGGGGCTGGTGGCGCGCTGGGGCTGGACGCCACGGGCGTCCTCCACGGAGACGACGGAGGCCCCGCTGGGCCGCGTCATCATCCACCGGCGCGGGCTGCTCACCGCCGTGTCCGTGCTCGTCGTGGCGGGCCTGCTCACGCAGCTGCCGCGCCTGCGGTTCGACTACGACATCTCGTCGCTGCAGGACCAGCGCCTGGACTCCTTCGTCCTGGACCGCGCCGTCAACCAGCTCATCGGCTATTCGCAGGTCCCGCTGGTGGTGCTCACGAACTCCCGCGGCGAGGAAGCGGCGGTCGTCCAGCAGCTCCAGGCGCGCAAGCAGCAGCGGGGCGCGGACTCCACGGTGGACTTCGTCGCGGCGCTCGCGAGCCTCGTGCCGGACCGGCAGCAGGAGAAGCAGGCCATCCTGGAGGACATCGGGGAGCTGCTGAAGCGCGTGCCCGAGGGCCAGCTCACGCCCCAGCAGCGGGAGCAACTGGAGGAGCTGCGCGTGCAGGTGCGGGCGAAGCCCTTCACGGAGGCGGACCTGCCGCGCAGCGTGCGCCAGCAGTTCGAGGGACGCGGAGGGCCGGGCACCGGCTTCGTGCTGGTGTATCCGTCCGCGGATCAATCCAACGGACAGGCCATGCGCCAGCTGGCGAAGGAGGTTCGCGGGGTGAAGCTGCCGGACGGCCGGGCCGCGGTGGTGGCGGGCGAGGCGATGGTGCAGGCGGACATCTTCGACACGGTGGCGCACGAGGCGCCGTACATCCTGCTGGGCTCCACGCTCACGGTGCTGCTGGCCATGTGGATCACCCTGGGCGGCCTGCGCACCGCGCTCCTGTGCCTGATGCCCACGGTGGTGTCGCTGTTCGCGGTGCTGGGGCTGATGCCGCTGCTGCACATGGAGTTCAACTACCTCAACATCCTGGTCATCCCGGTGCTCATCGGGACGACGGTGGACGCGGGCGTGCACCTCATCACGCGGCTCGCGTCGCAGAGCAGCGACTTCGTGCGGGTGTACTCGGAGACGGGCAAGGCCATCTGCGGCGGCCTGCTCACGAGCGCGGTGGGCTTCGGCGCGCTGCTGCTCGCGGACCACCCGGGGCTCAACTCCATTGGCGCGCTGGCGAACGTGGGGTTCGGCATGAACCTGCTCATCATGCTGGTGACCTTCCCGGCGCTGCTGCTGGTGCTCTCCGAGCGCAAGCGGCGCCACCGTGCGGTTTCCCCGCGTCCCCGGGATGCGCACCTGTTGGAGGAAGGCCGGGGTCCTCATCGGCCCACGCCCTCCCACTAG
- the glgX gene encoding glycogen debranching protein GlgX: protein MSSKREIWPGKPWPRGATFDGSGTNFAVYSQVATRVEVCLFDRADPTREIERFDLPMSTEFVWHGYVPDLEPGTLYGLRVHGPYEPEKGHRCNPHKLLVDPYAKALYGEVDWKQPVFGYPLEHPKKDLMRDERDSAAGMPKGVVVSDFFDWGNDRRLDIPWRKTVIYEAHVRGLTMQHPGVPEHQRGTYAGLGSPAIIEHLQKLGVTAVELLPVHEFADDSFLNDKGLSNFWGYSTLNYFSPEQRYASRKTPGGAVAEFKSMVKSLHAAGIEVILDVVYNHTCEGNHLGPTLSFKGIDNASYYWTMPEARHYLDFTGCGNSLNASNPQTARFIVDSLRYWVEEMHVDGFRFDLATVLGRGGKGGYDPNAPIFQIINQDPVLSRVKLIAEPWDVGLGGYQVGGFPSPWHEWNGKYRDALRKYWKGDENQAAEVGYRLTGSADLFAAARRRPQASINFVTAHDGFTLHDLVTYSSKHNEANGEHNRDGADDNQAWNCGVEGETDDTNIISLRERQKRNLLASLFLSTGVPMIVAGDEMGRTQKGNNNAYCQDNELSWVDWNLDKTRLDLLEFTRKLIQFRHGQPVLQRRRFFQGEHLWESEHKDLAWYRPDGSEMGPEDWQKPFVRSLAFLLGGDAIPTPDERGQRVNGDSLLVLLNAHHDMVEFTVPPPGEGGAWRLELYTADDKRGDEEMKPGKFQMAGRSLAVFRKPGSNNTP, encoded by the coding sequence ATGAGCAGCAAGCGGGAGATCTGGCCGGGCAAGCCCTGGCCGCGCGGCGCGACCTTCGACGGGTCGGGCACCAACTTCGCGGTCTATTCACAGGTCGCCACGCGCGTGGAGGTGTGTCTCTTCGACCGGGCGGACCCGACGCGGGAGATTGAGCGCTTCGACCTGCCGATGAGCACCGAGTTCGTCTGGCACGGCTACGTGCCGGACCTGGAGCCCGGGACGCTGTACGGCCTGCGCGTGCACGGCCCCTACGAGCCGGAGAAGGGGCACCGCTGCAACCCGCACAAGCTGCTGGTCGACCCCTACGCCAAGGCGCTGTACGGCGAGGTGGACTGGAAGCAGCCGGTGTTCGGCTACCCCCTGGAGCATCCGAAGAAGGACCTGATGCGCGACGAGCGCGACAGCGCGGCCGGCATGCCCAAGGGCGTGGTGGTGAGCGACTTCTTCGACTGGGGCAATGACCGGCGCCTGGACATCCCGTGGCGCAAGACGGTCATCTACGAGGCCCACGTGCGCGGCCTCACCATGCAGCACCCGGGCGTGCCGGAGCACCAGCGCGGCACCTACGCGGGCCTGGGCTCGCCGGCCATCATCGAGCACCTGCAGAAGCTGGGCGTCACCGCGGTGGAGCTGCTCCCGGTGCACGAGTTCGCGGACGACTCGTTCCTCAACGACAAGGGCCTGTCGAACTTCTGGGGCTACAGCACGCTGAACTACTTCTCCCCGGAGCAGCGCTACGCCAGCCGCAAGACGCCGGGCGGCGCGGTGGCCGAGTTCAAGTCGATGGTGAAGTCGCTGCACGCGGCGGGCATCGAGGTCATCCTCGACGTCGTGTACAACCACACGTGCGAGGGCAACCACCTGGGGCCCACGCTGTCGTTCAAGGGCATCGACAACGCGTCGTACTACTGGACCATGCCGGAGGCGCGCCACTACCTGGACTTCACCGGGTGCGGCAACAGCCTCAACGCCTCCAACCCGCAGACGGCGCGCTTCATCGTGGACTCCTTGCGCTACTGGGTGGAGGAGATGCACGTGGACGGCTTCCGCTTCGACCTGGCCACGGTGCTGGGCCGCGGCGGCAAGGGCGGCTACGACCCGAACGCGCCCATCTTCCAGATCATCAACCAGGACCCGGTGCTCTCCCGCGTGAAGCTCATCGCGGAGCCGTGGGACGTGGGGCTCGGCGGCTATCAGGTGGGCGGCTTCCCGTCGCCGTGGCACGAGTGGAACGGCAAGTACCGGGACGCGCTGCGCAAGTACTGGAAGGGCGACGAGAACCAGGCCGCGGAGGTGGGCTACCGGCTCACCGGCAGCGCGGACCTGTTCGCGGCGGCGCGCCGCAGGCCGCAGGCGTCCATCAACTTCGTCACCGCGCACGACGGCTTCACGCTGCACGACCTGGTCACGTACAGCAGCAAGCACAACGAGGCCAACGGCGAGCACAACCGCGACGGCGCGGATGACAACCAGGCGTGGAACTGCGGCGTGGAGGGAGAGACGGACGACACGAACATCATCTCCCTGCGCGAGCGCCAGAAGCGCAACCTCCTGGCGTCGCTGTTCCTGTCCACCGGCGTCCCGATGATTGTCGCGGGCGACGAGATGGGCCGCACGCAGAAGGGCAACAACAACGCCTACTGCCAGGACAACGAGCTGTCGTGGGTGGACTGGAACCTGGACAAGACGCGCCTGGACCTCCTGGAGTTCACGCGCAAGCTCATCCAGTTCCGCCACGGGCAGCCGGTGCTCCAGCGCCGCCGCTTCTTCCAGGGCGAGCACCTGTGGGAGTCCGAGCACAAGGACCTGGCGTGGTACCGGCCCGACGGCTCGGAGATGGGGCCGGAGGACTGGCAGAAGCCCTTCGTGCGCTCGCTGGCGTTCCTCCTGGGCGGCGACGCCATCCCCACGCCGGACGAGCGCGGCCAGCGCGTCAACGGCGACTCGCTGCTGGTGCTGCTCAACGCGCACCACGACATGGTGGAGTTCACGGTGCCGCCGCCGGGCGAGGGTGGCGCGTGGCGGCTGGAGCTGTACACGGCGGACGACAAGCGCGGCGACGAGGAGATGAAGCCCGGGAAGTTCCAGATGGCCGGGCGCTCGCTGGCGGTGTTCCGCAAGCCGGGGAGCAACAACACGCCGTGA
- a CDS encoding class I SAM-dependent methyltransferase: MEAEGDGGRSEEAAVAKVYGEIASAYEVLYPSLHRYGDRVERFLAGVVKPGMRVLDVGCGPALHTRGLDASVDVVGLDVAPEMLELAKRARPSGTWRVHSYLDPVPAELGLFDVALAIGCLDFCDDLPRVLGHLGRALKPGARLLFTVLERRQGLEAHEEATRRVRTADTDVTLHLWSAVETARALDIAGLRTDFYLHAPGWELLAEERTMWFGWWYVTKG, from the coding sequence ATGGAGGCAGAGGGAGACGGCGGCCGGAGTGAAGAGGCCGCCGTCGCGAAGGTGTACGGGGAGATCGCCTCCGCCTACGAGGTGCTCTACCCGTCCCTGCATCGCTACGGGGACCGCGTGGAGCGCTTCCTCGCGGGCGTGGTGAAGCCGGGGATGCGCGTGCTGGACGTGGGCTGCGGCCCGGCGCTGCACACGCGCGGGCTGGACGCGTCCGTGGACGTGGTGGGCCTGGACGTGGCGCCGGAGATGCTGGAGCTGGCGAAGCGTGCGCGGCCGTCCGGCACGTGGCGCGTGCACAGCTACCTGGACCCCGTGCCCGCGGAGCTGGGCCTCTTCGACGTGGCGCTGGCCATTGGCTGCCTGGACTTCTGTGACGACCTGCCGCGCGTGCTGGGCCACCTGGGCCGCGCGCTGAAGCCGGGCGCGCGGCTGCTCTTCACGGTGCTGGAGCGCCGTCAGGGCCTGGAGGCGCACGAAGAAGCCACGCGCCGGGTGCGCACCGCGGACACGGACGTGACGCTGCACCTGTGGAGCGCGGTGGAGACGGCGAGAGCGCTGGACATCGCCGGGCTGCGCACGGACTTCTACCTGCACGCGCCCGGCTGGGAGCTGCTCGCGGAGGAGCGCACCATGTGGTTCGGCTGGTGGTACGTGACGAAGGGCTGA
- a CDS encoding slipin family protein, producing the protein MGIGRVEVAQNERLFVVVNGRAEQYLGPGRHWVVRPFQHVRFERVPLEPPVTRLDEAKLALVPEKDLQVLELGADERAVVFHHGQPVRWLGRGQHQVWTAQRLPGRTGRPESPTVRVERVDVSGVATAPPSDEVRALIPASDYVEATATEGTVALRYVDGVLDAVLPPGRHAAWTVAHKVQFAVIDLRERLLHVTGQEVMTKDRVTLRLNLSAAYRVVDARRLAVVARAPDEILYLAMQLAAREAVSTRTLDELLAAREGVSQELYAQVKSGAEGVGLELLRFGIKDVVLPKEMKDLLNRVIQAQKEAEANVILRREETAATRSMAQTAKVLAENPLLVRLKELEAYKDLAAKVGQVHLVLGEGAVPTLQLKGG; encoded by the coding sequence ATGGGCATCGGTCGGGTGGAAGTGGCGCAGAACGAGCGGCTGTTCGTCGTGGTGAACGGGCGGGCGGAGCAGTACCTGGGGCCGGGCCGGCACTGGGTGGTGCGTCCCTTCCAGCACGTCCGCTTCGAGCGCGTGCCGCTGGAGCCACCCGTCACCCGGCTGGACGAGGCGAAGCTCGCGTTGGTGCCGGAGAAGGACCTCCAGGTGCTGGAGCTGGGCGCGGACGAGCGCGCGGTGGTCTTCCATCACGGCCAGCCGGTGCGGTGGCTGGGACGGGGACAGCACCAGGTGTGGACGGCGCAGCGGCTGCCCGGTCGTACCGGTCGGCCCGAGTCGCCCACCGTGCGGGTGGAGCGCGTGGACGTGTCCGGCGTGGCGACGGCGCCTCCGAGCGACGAGGTGCGCGCGCTGATTCCGGCCAGCGACTACGTGGAGGCCACGGCGACGGAGGGCACGGTGGCGCTGCGCTACGTGGACGGCGTGCTGGACGCGGTGCTGCCGCCGGGCCGTCACGCGGCGTGGACGGTCGCGCACAAGGTGCAGTTCGCGGTCATCGACCTGCGCGAGCGGCTGCTCCACGTCACCGGCCAGGAGGTGATGACGAAGGACCGCGTGACGCTGCGGCTCAACCTGTCCGCGGCCTACCGTGTGGTGGACGCGCGCCGGCTGGCGGTGGTGGCGCGGGCGCCGGATGAGATCCTCTACCTGGCCATGCAGCTGGCGGCGCGCGAGGCCGTGTCCACGCGCACGCTGGATGAACTGCTCGCCGCGCGCGAGGGGGTGTCGCAGGAGCTGTACGCGCAGGTGAAGTCGGGGGCGGAGGGCGTGGGCCTGGAGCTGCTGCGCTTCGGCATCAAGGACGTGGTGCTGCCGAAGGAGATGAAGGACCTGCTCAACCGGGTCATCCAGGCGCAGAAGGAGGCGGAGGCCAACGTCATCCTGCGGCGCGAGGAGACGGCGGCGACGCGCTCCATGGCGCAGACGGCGAAGGTGCTGGCGGAGAACCCGCTGCTCGTGCGGCTCAAGGAGCTGGAGGCGTACAAGGACCTGGCCGCGAAGGTGGGTCAGGTGCACCTCGTGCTCGGAGAGGGCGCGGTGCCCACGCTGCAGCTCAAGGGCGGCTGA
- a CDS encoding AAA family ATPase, translating into MYVKEVHLSNIRSIQELTWTLPDQPGPGWHVIIGDNGSGKSSFLRAIALTLVGPREALALRQDWDEWLRWNELSGFTRLQLAPTSGYDLVVGTSESPDDPYLLSLRFLRTPQQARPVHFLSATPDPKSSAWENGSGWFSASYGPFRRFTGGDTEQEKLFQSNPKLARHLSVFGESVALSESLEWLKLLQFKKLEKDPEGNLLESLQQFINQPDFLPNEARLESISSKGVRFVDGNGCEVLVENLSDGYRSILSMTFELIRQLARAYGADKIFAPGDPTTIIVPGVVLIDEIDAHLHPVWQRRVGHWFREHFPNIQFIVTTHSPLICQAATVGSVFRLPRPGSDEEAGMVMGVALDRLLYGNVLDAYSTGAFGDVPLRSPEALEKLERLAILNQKELAQGLSSEEQAEQQQLRAQLPTASSALPSDTEVPQP; encoded by the coding sequence ATGTACGTGAAAGAGGTCCACCTCTCCAACATCCGGTCCATTCAGGAACTGACGTGGACGTTGCCGGATCAGCCGGGCCCTGGGTGGCACGTCATCATCGGTGATAACGGATCGGGCAAAAGCTCGTTTCTTCGGGCGATCGCTTTGACGCTGGTTGGCCCCAGGGAGGCGCTTGCGCTCCGGCAGGACTGGGACGAATGGCTTCGATGGAATGAATTGAGCGGATTCACCCGGCTCCAGCTTGCTCCAACGTCTGGCTACGATCTCGTTGTTGGAACATCTGAGTCTCCTGATGACCCGTATCTCCTCAGCCTGAGATTCTTGCGCACCCCCCAGCAGGCTCGGCCTGTTCATTTCCTGTCGGCTACCCCGGACCCAAAGAGTTCTGCTTGGGAAAATGGCTCGGGCTGGTTCAGCGCTTCATACGGTCCGTTCCGACGATTTACTGGCGGCGACACAGAGCAGGAAAAGCTCTTCCAATCGAATCCCAAGCTGGCCCGTCACCTGTCCGTCTTCGGTGAGTCCGTCGCACTCTCTGAAAGCCTTGAGTGGCTCAAGCTCCTCCAGTTCAAGAAGCTGGAGAAAGATCCCGAGGGGAATCTGCTTGAGTCCTTGCAGCAGTTCATCAACCAGCCCGACTTCCTGCCCAATGAAGCTCGGCTCGAATCGATCTCTTCCAAGGGGGTTCGCTTCGTTGATGGCAACGGCTGCGAAGTCCTCGTCGAGAACCTGAGCGATGGCTATCGCTCCATCTTGAGCATGACTTTCGAGCTGATCCGCCAGCTCGCACGCGCCTACGGCGCCGACAAGATTTTCGCACCCGGAGATCCAACAACCATCATTGTCCCCGGTGTCGTTCTGATCGATGAGATCGACGCGCACCTGCATCCCGTGTGGCAGCGCCGGGTCGGCCACTGGTTCCGGGAACACTTCCCGAACATCCAGTTCATCGTCACGACGCACAGCCCGCTCATCTGCCAGGCCGCGACCGTGGGCAGCGTGTTCCGCCTTCCAAGGCCGGGCAGTGACGAAGAAGCGGGCATGGTCATGGGAGTCGCACTGGACCGCCTTCTCTACGGCAACGTCCTGGACGCATACAGCACCGGAGCTTTCGGCGACGTTCCCCTTCGCTCTCCTGAAGCGCTGGAGAAGCTTGAACGGCTCGCCATCCTCAACCAGAAGGAACTCGCGCAGGGTCTGTCCTCCGAAGAGCAGGCCGAACAGCAGCAACTGCGCGCGCAGCTTCCCACTGCATCCAGCGCCCTTCCGTCCGACACGGAGGTGCCGCAGCCTTGA